A stretch of Malus sylvestris chromosome 11, drMalSylv7.2, whole genome shotgun sequence DNA encodes these proteins:
- the LOC126589199 gene encoding uncharacterized protein LOC126589199 isoform X3, which yields MKQQFGSLPAQKEEQAEGDRVLCAVSYDAVPLQAVPAPQLQVKVVPGENYGLPEGWAVEEKPRTTVKGRRRTDKYCHHIPTGKRFRSLSDANKWIKEETTREQAHGTSKDGDESSSPAQSSTRRIRRKATQFPDHMNNRWLETFLSAAAANLQNL from the exons ATGAAGCAACAGTTTGGATCTCTCCCCGCACAAAAGGAAGAACAAGCAGAGGGAGATAGGGTGCTTTGTGCAGTGTCATATGATGCTGTCCCTCTACAAGCTGTACCAGCACCGCAGCTTCAGGTGAAGGTTGTTCCTGGAGAAAATTATGGACTGCCCGAGGGATGGGCTGTGGAGGAAAAGCCACGTACCACTGTCAAAGGCCGCCGCCGAACAGACAAG TATTGCCATCATATTCCAACTGGAAAGCGATTTCGATCACTCAGTGATGCAAACAAGTGGATCAAGGAAGAAACTACAAGAGAGCAGGCACACGGAACATCCAAAGATGGTGATGAG AGTTCTAGTCCCGCACAAAGTAGCACTAGAAGAATAAGGAGAAAAGCAACTCAGTTTCCCGATCATATGAACAATCGATGGCTCGAAACTTTTCTATCTGCGGCAGCTGCcaatcttcaaaatttatga
- the LOC126589199 gene encoding uncharacterized protein LOC126589199 isoform X1 encodes MIYQRSVGAILHTKAASKYRREQLIPAATKLQKMKQQFGSLPAQKEEQAEGDRVLCAVSYDAVPLQAVPAPQLQVKVVPGENYGLPEGWAVEEKPRTTVKGRRRTDKYCHHIPTGKRFRSLSDANKWIKEETTREQAHGTSKDGDESSSPAQSSTRRIRRKATQFPDHMNNRWLETFLSAAAANLQNL; translated from the exons ATGATTTACCAGAG GTCTGTAGGTGCAATCCTTCACACCAAAGCTGCTAGCAAATACAGAAGAGAGCAGTTGATCCCTGCAGCCACCAAGTTACAGAAAATGAAGCAACAGTTTGGATCTCTCCCCGCACAAAAGGAAGAACAAGCAGAGGGAGATAGGGTGCTTTGTGCAGTGTCATATGATGCTGTCCCTCTACAAGCTGTACCAGCACCGCAGCTTCAGGTGAAGGTTGTTCCTGGAGAAAATTATGGACTGCCCGAGGGATGGGCTGTGGAGGAAAAGCCACGTACCACTGTCAAAGGCCGCCGCCGAACAGACAAG TATTGCCATCATATTCCAACTGGAAAGCGATTTCGATCACTCAGTGATGCAAACAAGTGGATCAAGGAAGAAACTACAAGAGAGCAGGCACACGGAACATCCAAAGATGGTGATGAG AGTTCTAGTCCCGCACAAAGTAGCACTAGAAGAATAAGGAGAAAAGCAACTCAGTTTCCCGATCATATGAACAATCGATGGCTCGAAACTTTTCTATCTGCGGCAGCTGCcaatcttcaaaatttatga
- the LOC126589199 gene encoding uncharacterized protein LOC126589199 isoform X2, with protein sequence MSVGAILHTKAASKYRREQLIPAATKLQKMKQQFGSLPAQKEEQAEGDRVLCAVSYDAVPLQAVPAPQLQVKVVPGENYGLPEGWAVEEKPRTTVKGRRRTDKYCHHIPTGKRFRSLSDANKWIKEETTREQAHGTSKDGDESSSPAQSSTRRIRRKATQFPDHMNNRWLETFLSAAAANLQNL encoded by the exons AT GTCTGTAGGTGCAATCCTTCACACCAAAGCTGCTAGCAAATACAGAAGAGAGCAGTTGATCCCTGCAGCCACCAAGTTACAGAAAATGAAGCAACAGTTTGGATCTCTCCCCGCACAAAAGGAAGAACAAGCAGAGGGAGATAGGGTGCTTTGTGCAGTGTCATATGATGCTGTCCCTCTACAAGCTGTACCAGCACCGCAGCTTCAGGTGAAGGTTGTTCCTGGAGAAAATTATGGACTGCCCGAGGGATGGGCTGTGGAGGAAAAGCCACGTACCACTGTCAAAGGCCGCCGCCGAACAGACAAG TATTGCCATCATATTCCAACTGGAAAGCGATTTCGATCACTCAGTGATGCAAACAAGTGGATCAAGGAAGAAACTACAAGAGAGCAGGCACACGGAACATCCAAAGATGGTGATGAG AGTTCTAGTCCCGCACAAAGTAGCACTAGAAGAATAAGGAGAAAAGCAACTCAGTTTCCCGATCATATGAACAATCGATGGCTCGAAACTTTTCTATCTGCGGCAGCTGCcaatcttcaaaatttatga